tttctctaaaacatATCAATCCTTTGAGGCTGTCTGAAAGTTACATACCAAGTagatttattgttttcatatatgTGTATGTTATGTCTATCATACACAAAGTTCAAATTAGCCATTTATGATAAAACGTTGCACGTTCTAAACACGTGATcagaaatttataataattttatgcGTTGGTGTTGATGTGTGTCCGTGTGTGGCAGGACTGCATGTTCTTTAACGTCCATAtcaacataattaaaaaaaaactaacccAAAATCTAACCTTCACATTTCATTAAAACGGCActtccttctttttttaaattgtaaattattagtgctattcataaatatttacattttacattgtCTTTGTCTGTGGTAACAATAcgttttgtactatataacccataacttcaaatgacctcaaattgaggcgccagcggggtttgcttatttatatttaaaaatttaatcgtacgatggcttaaaattatataattataagtaataaggaatcattctttgaatactaagagatgataatttcggtcggggcatgatcaaatctatggatttgatcacgccccgaccaaaattatcacctaataatacccaaagaatgattccttattccttaaaaagTTCCGTGTTAATGTAGCTACATTTCTAGTCGGAACTTTGTTCAGAAATACCCATTATTATGGTGACGCTTGATAATAAACTGAGTGAaatgttttacaatgtaaatgtgGTTATTATGGCTAGTTGAAAATACAATTGGTTCGTGTAGAATTATTTGCCGTATTTCCTTGATCTAGGGGGTTCATGCAATTAGTACACTTATTCCTTGCTAGACTTTTTcctgatttcaaaattattctgAATCTGAACATTTCAAAACCTGTACAAATATAACAGTATAATTTAAATAGATGCATAATGTTAACTAGAATGAATATGGCATATGCCATTGCTAGGGAAAACAATTATGGACACATTCTTATAAACagtatatataagtataatcaaatccttTATTTTCTATTTCGACACAATTAGTActttaactagacacgatctcgttgcgagcaacgaggaggtcttccgtctgattttagaatttgagatatatgttcgatcttgattttgctatttaatagctaaacatgatttagaatagaaaaacggggtctacattctaagggccagatactattttgtttcagggataagagctttgttcaacaagtgtttagaaattcgtcaccgttcttgagatatctgaaaaaaaagtgtTAGGGACCAGTCCCTTACCTCCTTATTGGAgtcgctgaaccaaattttgaaggttgcattttgtatagtacattattttgagcatcttttcttctacactgcatttcaaaatattttcatttttgagatatagctggtcatagtttatggactcttgacccctaaaaaatcattacattacttggatacagaactgtaagataaacatatctacttctatagcctttcattaaatttccctctgtaaagagctacagatgaaaaGTTTTAAAGCCCTTTAGTTCCTTAATTTTAGGGGGCAGCCCCTTTTTTGATATCatataaaaggtcatttaaatctcaacacattttgttcaacaactgtttaaaaattcgttaccgttcttgagatatatgggaaagaacgtttaaggggctgatcccttaactccttataggggccgttttacgaaattttgaaaattgcatattatttagtacatcattctgagcatcttttcttctttactgtatttcaaaatatttttccttttggagaaattggtgatcaaaattctataATTCTGGCCCCTAAAgacccctaattatgtaacacatgataaaatcattacattgcttggatacataactgtaaaataaacatatttgcttctataactgttcacaaaatatccctcagtaaagggttACAGATAAAAAACTTTAGagtcctttggtcccctaattataaggaccagcccctttttcttgatatcaaataaaaggtcatttaaatcccaaccattttgtttaacaactgtttagaaattcgttaccgttcttgagatatatgggaaagaacattttaggggccgatccctaaaccccttataggggccgtttaacgaaattttgaaaattgcatataatttaatttatcattctgagcatcttttcttcttcactgcatttcaaaatatttttcctttctgagatatattggattaaaattctggacttttggcccctaaaaacccctaattacgtaacacatgatataatcattacattgcttggatacataactgtgaaataaacatatttgcttctataagtgttcacaaaatattcctcagtaaagggctacagatgaaagactttagagccttttggtcccctaattttaagggccagcccctttttcttgatatcaagtGAAAGGTCTtctaaatataaactttttttgcattacatgtgttaacaaaatatttttcagaaaagagataaactaagaaaaccatgaaaaattacggCGTTTTTTTAGTATCAATTTTCaggaccaggcgagctttaacgccgtttgagcatgacaaatatgaatgccaaatagcacatctacgatctcttgtctacaatccctaaaagtttgaactcaatatcttttaccgtttaggaggagatccctggacaagccgaccctctgaaaatcgctaaaacgtcattaTCTCAataacggaagtgacgtcatcaaaataaaaaaatatgtatttagatCAAATTAATATCTATcggatctgaaagtttcatgaaaatcgattgagccatctccgagaaatcgcctgcacaaaaatgcgtaagaaaaaaaaacaagaataataatagggaaaaagaaacaaagcaataacaataaggtcttccgttggaaacggaagaccttaattaaagcAAACTTTGTTGTAAAGCAAAGAGTAGGTCACCGCTGCGAGACTAAAACGTGTCGTCTACTTGAAGAGGAACCCCCTTCTTCCCACAGCTATTAACACATAGAATATAGATCTTTTACTTACACAAACATATTTAAAGACTTATTTACATACAAAATCTTATCCAGTCTTTAAAAAGGCGTTCAATATATAACAGATGTCAATGGTGAAAAGGCACTATACAATGCTTAGACATAAAAGATATTCGCGTTGTATTTGAAAAACCTATCGACAAGTCTTGACACAACAGAATAAAAcgaattttacattttgttctTACAATTCGAAGGCATGAtctaaaatattgatttttatacaaaagatatttgtttaaaaaaactaaaaaatgtcagtttagaaaaaaaatatagaaaatgccAGTTAAAAAAAGTTCCTGGTTCTTACATTGTGAAcatcaataaatattgtttgaagAGGCACTTCAATGATGATTTCCTTTTGAAAAATCTACGAATTCTGTCGCTTTTAACAAaccatttaatgataaaatgaaaattggtataAAGTGTcgaaataaaactattttgtgaataatttatCAGTGTATCTGAATATCATCAgtatcaatatttgttttttaaatcttttaattttgtataattccACTTTAATAAAGGGAGTATATTGCTACATTTATGATATCTTTTTAACAAAGTGACAACAATTTATCctatataatttatatctatTACTGttattcctaaaaaaaatctgCAGTAACAAGATTCATTAAAATGTGTATTGTACTGAAGttatgtatattgtttattttattctgaTGGCCGAGGGAGGCATTCGTGACAACAACACGTCCTTAAATATAAAACTCCCGAATTTAATCTTCCTTATTGTTTTGTTCACTGGCGGCCTATTAATGTTCTTATTCTTTTTCAGCGGTAAAGTAGACAAGCTTTTCTTCCTCATTGTTTTGTGTGAAAAATGCTCCCTTTTGTGAATTAACATTTGTTATTTGTCAAGGAAGAATAAGAAAAACTTTTCTATCAAGGAAGAATAAGAAGAAATATTTCCTTGTGATTCAGCTGTTGgggaaataaaaaattctaaaacaaatCTTACATGCTACATCAGAGGGTTCATGAAACAACATACAACATTCATCTATCATCAGACACTGACTTTGTATCCAGTTATCATCATACATCGTATCGTTTGATAAATTTTGCGCTTGCTTCTTGGTGTTAAAGAATAACACTGTATAGTAAATGTTTCATGCATATACTTTTTACTTCTAAATTTTATAGTCACATAACGACAACACAGAAGACAGAGAacatctatgtttttttttagctttgaaCTAGCGATACAAGAGATTTCATTTTGTCATTGATGTTGTTGTTTAAACTTTCAACAGACTAAGTGTGTTTTTTTGCAACCATCATCCTTTAacgtataattttatttcaaggcgATTGCATCATACATAAGTAACAGTACAACCCATAATAGACACAAGTGACAAAATagtaatgttttatatataaacatgttcaTAAATTTAACAAGACATACATcatatataatttcattatttatttatttttaaaaaattcagctAGGCGAGGTTTATTTAGctgttgttttgaaattataGCTACAGAAAACTAAACACGACTGTGTTTAAtgaatgttgataaaaatattcgATAGCAACCAAACTCCGCTATATACCCCAacttcttgttttgttttaaaaatgtatattaaataaatggatCTACAATTATTTGGTAAAATACATATTTGCATTTGTAATTGTTGAGAATATTAATGTCCACAAAACTATTTTCGGTCCTATTTTTTGTCTTTGAATCCAAGAATTTCACAGTTAccgaaaccccccccccccaaagcaTTATTTACTGGAAGACTATTTTTCacctaaaatttttaaaatcaacaaataattgttgagcaatttgtaaataattgagAATTCGACCATAGTCCAATATCTGTTATGATTCTGGATAGGATGTAAAATGGAAAACTtatgatttaaacattttaaacatgtatgagtGTTTTCAGCCAGATGGCGATATAAGCCAAGGAAATCGTTTCCAAGTCAGTTTccttgtaataaatataaagcgTACAGATTGCACGCAATCTAACGATTATGAACAAAACGAACAAAACGATTATTCAACGATTATGAGCAAAAAATAAGTGTATAGATTATCAGGtaagaaagaagaaaacaaaataactaATCCGGAATCTGCTAGTCTGACTAACAAAACTTTACAACTGAACGTTGTATAAAGTTTGCATCCCAATACTTCCGTAAGCATACAGGTTCAGTCCAGGAGTAAATTTATGTAATTTGTTGGCGTTTGGCccctgaaatttaaaaaaacccaataatcataatgattatGAAATGGAACTTTTGAATTATGCATGAATGTGAGGACTAAAACCACTAATAAATCACACAATCATATTCTAAACCAATATGAAAAGTTATGAAACCAATTTGCAAGCATTAAATACGCTataagtttattacattcatgCTTCATGCTTGTAAATATCTGATAATATGATTAATATCATTGTTTATGTATTCTCTGAGCTTGTATACTTATTATACTTATGCTTTTaccattttaaattgttgttGATTTTACTCCTCAGACCCACGCACCATCATATCTAAAATTTCAGATAgaattagattttaaatgtaGAAATATAAGAAGGAGAATCAACTGCATTGCTcaacatgaaaagaaaaaaaaaccgtacACATTTGGAGGTTTGGGAATAGTTTCAGAAGTTTCCGTTGAAGCTGATGTTTTTTCATCACTTGATAAGTTTTTGAGATTTGTGGTCTCTGTAGAACTTGAGGGATTTCCAGTATTTGACGAATCCGTATTGTTCAGCAGGTTAGAGGTATCTGACGAGTTTGTGTCTTTTGACGACTTTGCAGGAGTCTCCCAGGTTTTCTGAACAACGGCGTATTGTGTTTGAAAATCTACCGGGTCCGCATAAGGATTGTCCCGTAcatccttgtctagttttatttgTCCACTGTAGTAAAAAAAAGTGAGAATGTATTTTAATATGAGCATCATTACTCAACAAATCATAATTGCTATTTAAAAAGGTAAATGACGCCTTAAAATACTAATGCGGATGAAAgtacaacaaaatatattaatggaAATCAAATCTtcgttttttaatattttttttgctatCTGTTTGgccaaaaatttaataatttaagaaaGGAAAAAATGTAAAGGTCAAACTCATGACTTGCAGATCAGTAGCCGATGCTTTATTCTTATTTGCTAGGCAATTACAGGGTATACACcaaattttaaatctttcaaaaaaaagtaCCAATATGGAGGCGCCCGATTACTCTTTGATTTTTTGCGTTTATAAATAATTAGATCCAGGGGAAATAGAAATATATTAGAATggtgatttctttgaaaatatttctaaatattattttatttgtaaacagaACTTATATACAAATTCCATTTTATGGAACTTATGTTCAACACCAACTCAAATATCTTGTTTATCTGCtcatttattgacaaaatctttatttataCTGAGTTGATGTGAAAGTTAAATTTAGCAAACATTTATTATGTTCACTCTTAAAACATTCCTTAATGTAGGTGATTTGCAATTGAAATCCAAATCAATTAcggaaatataaaattttaaggttaataaattttaatcaaacacgAATATCAATAATTAATGGCGTACTTGCAAACATTAACATCTTACTTTATTTAAACAGAACAAAATAGTTATACTTTTCTGGCCTTTTTACATCCTTAGGATCGGCATATCCtccaaaatcttcaaacttCTCTCTAGTATACGACACGTGAACATCactaaaaagtgaaaaaaatgcatttgcAATCAAACGATcgtattattttcattaaaggTAGTTGTTATTTCCTTTTTGGTAATCAATTCTTTTGTTGGGAGGTGGTTTCATATTGTTTCCTTTTATCTCCCGTATTTAAAAATCCCAAAGCAAGTATCCTTATAAGTGTTGCGTTCAGTGTTACTGGTACTTATGTTCACTTCTTGACACAAAATCTttagttttttcttttaagtgaATTCTTAATCTAgatcatttttatcaatttcaatttaGCCACATCATTACATAAACTCCTTTATAAAAAGCGTGTAGCCCTTAACTCTATATTCAGCGCACATATACTTAATGTTTAAGTAAcgtttaataattaattttgtcCTTATGTCTGTCTGTCAGGATATCCTAAGATTTAGGATGCATCAACTGACCAAACTTACTATCCTCTACATGCCAAATGTAACATAATTGGACAAAGAATAATTACAAAACGTGAAAACTAGGTAACTGTGGCCCATTTTTGAAAAGTGATATAATGATATTGCAAAATACACCAACTAACAAAGTTTAATGACAAGAGGCCAAATAAAACTAAAGTTACAAATTTGACTTAGTAAGTAATCACCAAACGTGAAAGAAGGTAACTGTGACCTAGATATGAAGATATGAGGATGCTTACATAGTTATATCACTAAATGAAGCTTTGAATTTCTTAAGGAGTCTCGGGGGAAAATGTTTCATACATACGATTTCCTTTAATTGTTTTACAGTGAAATGCCAACT
This genomic window from Magallana gigas chromosome 5, xbMagGiga1.1, whole genome shotgun sequence contains:
- the LOC117684916 gene encoding uncharacterized protein isoform X1, which produces MFNSSSNVTITVQERHEEDNAMEIEKTCLENPCLFIQNCIMRNGSAFCSINIWAVVAIAFIFLTLILGTITLMLIISKANHIKRINRKKRMDIGDVHVSYTREKFEDFGGYADPKDVKRPENGQIKLDKDVRDNPYADPVDFQTQYAVVQKTWETPAKSSKDTNSSDTSNLLNNTDSSNTGNPSSSTETTNLKNLSSDEKTSASTETSETIPKPPNVGQTPTNYINLLLD
- the LOC117684916 gene encoding uncharacterized protein isoform X2, giving the protein MFNSSSNVTITVQERHEEDNAMEIEKTCLENPCLFIQNCIMRNGSAFCSINIWAVVAIAFIFLTLILGTITLMLIISKANHIKRINRKKRMDIGDVHVSYTREKFEDFGGYADPKDVKRPENGQIKLDKDVRDNPYADPVDFQTQYAVVQKTWETPAKSSKDTNSSDTSNLLNNTDSSNTGNPSSSTETTNLKNLSSDEKTSASTETSETIPKPPNVYDGAWV